The region CATGGCTCCTCCTTACTTCTTCTTGCTGGATTTCGAGTTCTTGTCGTCGCCGTGACCGCGGTAGTTGCGGGTGGGGGCGAACTCGCCGAGTTTGTGACCAATCATTTGCTCGTTCACGTAGACGGGGATGTGTTGCTTGCCGTTGTACACAGCAAGGGTGTGTCCGATCATCTCAGGAACGATGGTGGAGCGGCGGCTCCAGGTTTTGATCACTTGTTTTCTGTTGCTGTTGTTGAGGGCGTCCACTTTGTCCAGCAGGTGGCCATCAACGAACGGTCCTTTTTTCAGGCTACGAGGCATGCAGGCTCCTTATTACTTCCGGCGAGCGACGATGAAGCGGCTGCTGTTCTTGCGACGCTTGCGGGTCTTGAGACCTTTGGCAGGCTGTCCCCAGGGGGAGACGGGCGTGCGGCCAACACCAGTGCGACCTTCACCACCACCGTGGGGGTGATCCACAGGGTTCATGGAAGATCCACGCTGATAGGGCTTGCGTCCGAGCCAGCGGGTGCGTCCAGCTTTACCGATCACGATGTTCTTGTGCTCTGCATTGCCGATGCTGCCAACGGTGGCGTAGCACTCGGTGTGCACACGGCGGAGTTCGCCGCTGGGCAGTCGAAGGATCGCGTAGTCGCCTTCTTTACCTTGGATCTGGATGCTCGTACCGGCGCTGCGGGCCAGCTGACCACCACGACCGGGCACCAGTTCCACGTTGTGGACCACGGCACCGACGGGCATGAAGCGCAGGGGCAGGGCATTGCCGACTTTGGGTTCTGCCTCGGGGCCGCTCACCACAGTGGTGCCCACGGTCAAACCTTCAGGAGCCAGGATGTAGCGCTTTTCGCCGTCAAGGTAGTGCAGGAGGGCGATGCGTGCGCTGCGGTTGGGATCGTACTCCACGCTGGCGACTTTGGCGGGAACCCCGGCCTTGTCACGGCGTTTGAAGTCGATGATGCGGTACAGGCGCTTGTGGCCACCGCCGCGGAAACGGCTGGTGATGCGACCACGGTTGTTGCGTCCACCGGACTTGTGAATGGAGGTGGTCAGGCTCTTCTCAGGGCGCTTTTTGGTCAGGCCCGAGAAATCAGCCGTGGTCAGGAAGCGCCTGGAGGGAGTGTATGGACGGTACGTCTTAACTGCCATGCTAGCGCTCCTTAAACCAGGTTCTCGAGGGCTTCGATTTTCTGACCCTCTTTGAGTTTGACAATTGCTTTCTTGCGGTCAATGCGCTTGCCAGTGAAACGGCCAGCACGCTTGACTTTACCTTCCAGGTTCTGGGTGTTGACGCTGTCCACCTGGACGCCAAAGACTGCTTCAACGGCAGCTTTGATTTCCACTTTGGTAACGCGGGGATCAACCCAGAAGCTGTAAACGCCGTTCTCGATACCAGCGAAAGCTTTTTCGCTCACAACAGGAGCTTTGATGGTGTCAAAGTGGCTCATTCTTCACCGTCCTTCGCGGGTTCGAGCACCACAGCGTCGATGACCAGGTTGTCATGGCGCAGGATGTCGTAAACGTTCAGGCCTTCCACAGCCACAGCAGTGACGTTGCGGAGGTTGCGGGCGGCGAGGCGGGCGTTCACGTCGTCAGTCACCAGGAAGATGCTGCCTTCGATGCCGTTCTCTTTGACCCAGGCCACGAACTGCTTGGTCTTGCCTTCCACGCCGAATCCGTCCACTGCGAACAGTTTGCCGGTGGTGGCGCGGTCGCCGAGGGCCATGGCCAGACCGAGTTGGCGCACTTTGCGGGGCAGGGTGTACTCATAGCTGCGGGGTTTGGGACCGAAGGCCACACCACCGCCCACAAAAGTGGGAACGCTGCGATCGCCGTGACGGGCGTTACCGGTGCCCTTCTGGCTGTACATTTTCTTGCCCACGCGGCTCACTTGAGCGCGGGTTTTGGTGCTGGCGGTGCCACGGCGGCGCTTGGCGAGTTGCCAGGTCACCACGTCGTGCAGGATGCCGACTTTGGCTTCGGGGAACTCCACTTCCAGAGCGCGGCCCCCGTTTTTGCCGATCACTTTGATCTGGCTCATTACTTGCCTCCCTTGGCGGCAGCTTTGAGGATGACCAGACCACCGTTGGGACCGGGGATGCCACCTTTAACGAGAATCAGGTTCTCATCAGGACGAACTTCGATGATCTCGAGGTTCTGAACGGTGATGCGCTCCACGCCCCAGTGACCAGCCATGCGCTTGCCTTTGTAAACGCGACCGGGGGTTTTGCGTTGACCGATGGAACCAGGACGACGGTGCCATTTTTTGGAACCGTGGCTGGCAGGACCGCCTTTGAAGCCCCAGCGACGCATGACACCCTGGGTACCACGACCTTTGGAGGTGCCGGTCACATCAACGATTTCGCCTTGCTCGAACAGGTCAGCCTTGAGGACATCGCCGTCGAAGTTGAAATCGCGGAATTCGCGGAGGTAACGAACTGCGCTGGCACCGTTCTTTTTCAGGTGGCCCAGAGCGGGTTTGTTGAGGCGGCTTTCTTTCTGCTCGCCGTAACCGACTTGAATGGCGTTGTAGCCATCGGTGGCAGCAGTTTTGCGTTGCACGATCTGGCAGGGGCCAGCCAGCACAACGGTGACGGGAACGACCTTGTCGCCTTTCCAGACTTGG is a window of Deinococcus misasensis DSM 22328 DNA encoding:
- the rplD gene encoding 50S ribosomal protein L4 — its product is MSQIKVIGKNGGRALEVEFPEAKVGILHDVVTWQLAKRRRGTASTKTRAQVSRVGKKMYSQKGTGNARHGDRSVPTFVGGGVAFGPKPRSYEYTLPRKVRQLGLAMALGDRATTGKLFAVDGFGVEGKTKQFVAWVKENGIEGSIFLVTDDVNARLAARNLRNVTAVAVEGLNVYDILRHDNLVIDAVVLEPAKDGEE
- a CDS encoding 50S ribosomal protein L23, producing the protein MSHFDTIKAPVVSEKAFAGIENGVYSFWVDPRVTKVEIKAAVEAVFGVQVDSVNTQNLEGKVKRAGRFTGKRIDRKKAIVKLKEGQKIEALENLV
- the rpsS gene encoding 30S ribosomal protein S19 codes for the protein MPRSLKKGPFVDGHLLDKVDALNNSNRKQVIKTWSRRSTIVPEMIGHTLAVYNGKQHIPVYVNEQMIGHKLGEFAPTRNYRGHGDDKNSKSSKKK
- the rplB gene encoding 50S ribosomal protein L2: MAVKTYRPYTPSRRFLTTADFSGLTKKRPEKSLTTSIHKSGGRNNRGRITSRFRGGGHKRLYRIIDFKRRDKAGVPAKVASVEYDPNRSARIALLHYLDGEKRYILAPEGLTVGTTVVSGPEAEPKVGNALPLRFMPVGAVVHNVELVPGRGGQLARSAGTSIQIQGKEGDYAILRLPSGELRRVHTECYATVGSIGNAEHKNIVIGKAGRTRWLGRKPYQRGSSMNPVDHPHGGGEGRTGVGRTPVSPWGQPAKGLKTRKRRKNSSRFIVARRK
- the rplC gene encoding 50S ribosomal protein L3, whose amino-acid sequence is MTKGILGTKVGMTQVWKGDKVVPVTVVLAGPCQIVQRKTAATDGYNAIQVGYGEQKESRLNKPALGHLKKNGASAVRYLREFRDFNFDGDVLKADLFEQGEIVDVTGTSKGRGTQGVMRRWGFKGGPASHGSKKWHRRPGSIGQRKTPGRVYKGKRMAGHWGVERITVQNLEIIEVRPDENLILVKGGIPGPNGGLVILKAAAKGGK